The Rhinatrema bivittatum chromosome 4, aRhiBiv1.1, whole genome shotgun sequence genome window below encodes:
- the C1QTNF1 gene encoding complement C1q tumor necrosis factor-related protein 1, translated as MTCILGPGLLLISCLLLLVQGPGDTFRTQAYHSHRSKRNLEEPRKEEQLQSHQHTTRSPPFQDSSSRVEEEPARTATNSDSQSPPSQCVRCCDPLTYLPVYPIYQPVPQINITLLKGEKGDIGTRGHPGKSGKTGGAGSRGHIGAKGQKGSPGAPGDPCKNHYSAFSVGRKKSLHSNDYYQPLIFDNELVNLYGHFNMFSGKFFCYVPGIYFFNLNVHTWNQKETYLHVMKNNEEAVILYAQPSDRSIMQSQSLMLELKEKDEVWVRLYKGERENAIFSDDFDTYITFNGYLIKASTEL; from the exons ATGACCTGCATTTTGGGCCCTGGATTGCTACTCATCTCATGCCTTCTGCTTCTGGTGCAAGGGCCGGGTGACACTTTTCGGACTCAGGCCTATCATAGCCATCGATCCAAGAGGAACCTGGAGGAGCCCAGAAAAGAAGAGCAGCTTCAGAGCCATCAACACACAACTAGGTCACCCCCATTCCAGGACTCATCCTCCAG GGTTGAGGAGGAGCCTGCTAGGACAGCTACAAATTCAGATTCACAGTCTCCCCCCTCCCAATGTGTGCGCTGCTGTGACCCCCTTACTTACTTACCTGTGTACCCCATATACCAACCAGTTCCCCAAATTAACATCACTCTCCTGAAAG GTGAGAAAGGGGACATTGGAACACGAGGGCACCCTGGGAAGTCTGGCAAAACTGGAGGAGCAGGTTCTAGGGGCCACATTGGAGCCAAAGGACAGAAAGGGAGCCCTGGGGCCCCAGGAGACCCATGTAAGAATCATTATTCCGCATTCTCAGTGGGCCGGAAAAAGTCCCTGCACAGCAATGACTACTACCAGCCACTAATATTTGATAATGAGTTGGTCAACCTTTATGGGCATTTTAACATGTTCTCTGGGAAGTTCTTTTGTTATGTGCCCGGCATCTATTTCTTCAATCTGAATGTGCATACTTGGAACCAGAAAGAGACATATCTGCATGTGATGAAGAACAACGAAGAAGCAGTGATCCTGTATGCCCAGCCCAGTGACCGCAGCATCATGCAGAGCCAGAGCCTGATGCTGGAGCTGAAGGAAAAGGATGAAGTTTGGGTGCGCCTTTATAAGGGGGAACGTGAAAATGCCATCTTCAGTGATGACTTTGATACCTACATTACCTTCAATGGATACCTGATCAAAGCAAGCACCGAGCTGTAG